A genomic region of Gemmata massiliana contains the following coding sequences:
- a CDS encoding CBS domain-containing protein: protein MYCPACGYDKNPPGADKCANCELSLAHLSVPAPNGPVETSLMNDPVSVLDPRPPLTVPADATLGAAIRCMITDRVGAVLVTGTSGELVGILTERDFLTKIAGAPGFEALPVTEFMTPSPETVAPADVLAFALGKMDAGGYRHLPVVDAGRPVGVISVRDILRHLTAFCADG from the coding sequence ATGTACTGTCCCGCCTGCGGATACGACAAGAACCCGCCCGGTGCGGACAAGTGCGCGAACTGTGAGTTGTCGCTCGCGCACCTGTCCGTGCCGGCCCCGAATGGGCCGGTCGAAACCAGCCTGATGAACGATCCGGTGTCGGTTCTCGACCCGCGCCCGCCGCTCACCGTTCCCGCCGATGCGACTCTTGGCGCTGCGATCCGGTGCATGATTACGGACCGCGTCGGGGCGGTTCTCGTGACCGGTACCAGCGGTGAGCTGGTCGGCATCCTCACCGAGCGCGACTTTCTGACGAAAATCGCCGGCGCCCCCGGGTTCGAGGCCCTTCCGGTCACCGAGTTCATGACCCCGAGTCCGGAGACGGTCGCGCCCGCGGACGTGCTCGCGTTCGCCCTGGGGAAGATGGACGCGGGCGGCTACCGCCACCTTCCCGTCGTGGACGCGGGCCGACCCGTTGGCGTTATCTCGGTCCGCGACATCCTGCGCCACCTCACCGCTTTCTGTGCCGACGGCTGA
- a CDS encoding MarR family winged helix-turn-helix transcriptional regulator, whose amino-acid sequence MTGHDLAMALRGAYLAMHRRTDAALAEHGITADQFVLIAALAHGEATTQRELARRAASDPNTVRAMILLLEGQKLVVRAPHPTDARARTVALTAKGRRVYEQLWTASESVREQLLATVGEQNAPLLLSLLESVSRGLSSSTDKTEPVTIPVSSPA is encoded by the coding sequence ATGACCGGTCACGACCTCGCGATGGCCCTTCGGGGGGCGTATTTGGCAATGCACCGGCGCACGGACGCCGCGCTCGCGGAACACGGCATCACCGCCGACCAATTCGTTCTGATCGCGGCGCTGGCACACGGCGAAGCGACCACGCAGCGCGAACTCGCCCGGCGCGCGGCGTCCGACCCGAACACGGTACGGGCGATGATCCTGCTCTTGGAGGGCCAGAAGCTCGTGGTGCGTGCCCCGCACCCGACTGATGCCCGCGCTCGAACAGTCGCCCTGACCGCGAAGGGGCGCCGCGTGTACGAACAACTGTGGACCGCGAGCGAATCGGTTCGGGAACAGTTGCTGGCGACCGTCGGCGAGCAGAACGCACCACTTTTACTTTCGCTCCTCGAGAGTGTTTCGCGCGGACTCAGCAGTTCGACCGACAAAACAGAACCCGTCACAATTCCCGTTTCCTCTCCAGCGTGA
- a CDS encoding alpha/beta hydrolase-fold protein: protein MRRHLLVWAVLVAFAVPAAGRDEKSDKLVPKKFEREVKIKVEMDYLLYLPKGYEKGDKDWPLVLFLHGGGETGTDLEKVKIHGPPKLVAAGKEFPFILVSPQTRRFGWDPDTLHALLDEITTKHKVDKDRIYVTGMSMGGMGTWALAASRPDRFAAIVPICGGGNPTDAKKIKNLPIRIFQGGKDPIVRLQTAETMIKALKDAGAVDAELKVYPEAGHDSWTETYEDQKVFEWLLKQKRAAKPAEKDEKVSAKDERLAAPPKGFDTKRDGIERGKIETVEYDSTTVGLKRNAVVYTPPGYSKDKKYPVLYLLHGIGDIETGWTKQGAADVILDNLFADKKLMPMIVVMPNGRAAKDVTQRTPWDKQGPAFEAFEKDLLKDLIPFIEKNYSVKSDRESRALAGLSMGGGQSLNFGLGNLDTFAWVGGFASAPNTKPIGDLVKSPSEAAKKLKLLWVSCGDADFILDVSKRVHASLSELKVPHEWHLSEGKHEWPVWKVDLYYFTPKLFREAQ, encoded by the coding sequence ATGCGCAGACATCTTTTGGTCTGGGCGGTGCTCGTTGCTTTCGCGGTACCGGCCGCGGGCCGGGACGAGAAGTCGGACAAACTCGTCCCCAAAAAGTTCGAGCGCGAGGTGAAGATCAAGGTCGAGATGGATTATTTGTTGTACCTGCCGAAGGGGTACGAGAAGGGTGACAAGGACTGGCCGCTGGTATTGTTCCTCCACGGCGGCGGGGAAACGGGTACCGATCTGGAGAAGGTCAAAATCCACGGACCGCCCAAACTGGTCGCGGCCGGCAAGGAGTTCCCGTTCATCCTCGTTTCGCCACAAACGCGACGGTTCGGCTGGGATCCGGACACGCTTCACGCGCTACTCGACGAGATCACGACCAAGCACAAGGTGGACAAGGACCGCATTTACGTCACCGGGATGAGCATGGGCGGCATGGGTACGTGGGCACTGGCCGCGTCGCGCCCCGACCGGTTCGCGGCGATCGTTCCCATCTGCGGGGGCGGGAACCCGACCGACGCGAAGAAGATCAAGAACCTGCCCATTCGCATCTTCCAGGGCGGCAAAGACCCGATCGTGCGCCTGCAAACGGCCGAGACGATGATTAAAGCGCTCAAGGACGCAGGCGCCGTGGACGCGGAACTCAAGGTGTACCCGGAAGCCGGACACGACTCGTGGACCGAAACATACGAAGACCAGAAAGTCTTTGAATGGCTCCTGAAACAGAAACGGGCCGCGAAGCCGGCCGAGAAGGACGAGAAAGTGTCTGCGAAAGACGAACGGCTCGCCGCCCCGCCGAAGGGGTTCGATACGAAACGCGACGGGATCGAGCGCGGGAAGATCGAGACCGTGGAGTACGACTCGACGACCGTCGGCCTCAAACGAAATGCGGTGGTCTACACGCCGCCCGGTTACTCCAAGGACAAGAAGTACCCCGTACTCTACCTGTTGCACGGGATCGGTGACATCGAGACGGGGTGGACCAAGCAGGGCGCGGCCGACGTTATTCTCGACAACCTGTTCGCTGACAAAAAACTGATGCCGATGATCGTCGTGATGCCCAACGGCCGGGCCGCGAAGGACGTCACTCAGCGAACCCCCTGGGACAAACAAGGGCCGGCGTTCGAGGCGTTCGAGAAGGATCTGCTCAAAGACCTGATTCCCTTCATTGAGAAAAACTACTCGGTGAAGTCCGACCGCGAGAGCCGGGCGCTGGCCGGGCTTTCGATGGGTGGAGGACAGTCCCTTAACTTCGGGTTGGGGAACCTGGACACGTTCGCGTGGGTCGGCGGGTTCGCATCGGCCCCGAACACGAAACCGATCGGTGATCTGGTCAAGAGCCCGTCCGAGGCCGCGAAGAAGCTCAAGCTCCTGTGGGTGTCGTGTGGGGACGCTGACTTCATTCTCGACGTGAGCAAGCGGGTTCACGCGAGCCTGAGCGAACTCAAGGTGCCGCACGAGTGGCACTTGAGCGAAGGGAAGCACGAATGGCCGGTGTGGAAAGTAGACCTCTACTACTTCACTCCGAAACTCTTCCGCGAAGCGCAGTAA
- the mutL gene encoding DNA mismatch repair endonuclease MutL: MPRIRQLPPEVVTKIAAGEVIERPASVVKELLENSIDAGATRIDIDLDAGGTELIRVVDDGCGIEPDDLALAFSQHATSKLETADDLFRIGTMGFRGEALASIAGVGQITLQSRTREAASGCEVKCDGGALSDPRPWNGSSGTRLEVRHLFYNVPVRKKFLKSVATELGHVCETVTRLSLAHPHLHITLRHNNRLVYDIPASAGLTDRIALFFTGEVRDALYEIDSGEGPMRLTGYIADPKCDRGNSKLQYLFVNGRWFRDRSVAHALQESFRGLLMSGRYAIGFLFLTIPPDKVDVNVHPTKSEVRFQENSLIYSLVRSTIKHRLLKENLVPHLTVPQGEEIGGPEPSPVEAPSLFTSPRRELAEQTLAPWEMGEIADPFWRTPAGVIPKSTPATSFTKRDSGDRWSGGFSTPPQRSEPVERTIPEPVLRSPFVAAPPAPAREVARGPVVREEAFSAKEPQAPIPVSKPFLEQRAAPSAPQETEEWADDTAESSTSEPTPEGSENTDAEPAHVESQFERAAIEPSAEELPAAPQPAPSAPAAEEKISVPSAGTAIQLHDSYLVLETPDGMLVIDQHALHERILFEQLRRRIRSGQLEIQRLLIPEPIDLPAEQAALVLESAEALAELGLEVSDFGGSTILLSSYPTLLGRKAPHTILRGVIDHIVTQERAPTKEALLHLLMATMACKAAVKAGDKLSSEEINYLLHLRAMAEDSHHCPHGRPTSLLFSRQELDKQFRRT; the protein is encoded by the coding sequence ATGCCCCGCATTCGCCAGTTACCCCCCGAAGTGGTTACCAAGATCGCCGCGGGCGAAGTGATCGAGCGCCCCGCGTCCGTTGTGAAGGAACTGCTCGAAAACTCCATCGACGCGGGCGCCACGCGAATCGACATCGATCTCGACGCGGGCGGAACCGAACTCATCCGCGTCGTGGACGACGGGTGCGGGATCGAACCGGACGACCTCGCGCTGGCATTCTCCCAACACGCCACGAGTAAGCTCGAAACGGCCGACGACCTGTTTCGCATCGGCACGATGGGCTTCCGCGGGGAGGCGCTCGCGTCGATCGCGGGCGTGGGGCAGATCACGTTGCAGTCGCGCACGCGCGAGGCCGCGAGCGGGTGCGAGGTGAAGTGCGACGGCGGTGCGCTCTCGGACCCGCGCCCGTGGAACGGTTCCTCCGGTACGCGGCTCGAAGTGCGGCACCTGTTCTACAACGTGCCGGTGCGCAAAAAGTTCCTCAAGAGCGTCGCCACCGAACTCGGTCACGTGTGCGAAACGGTCACCCGGCTCTCGCTCGCGCACCCCCATCTACACATCACGCTCCGGCACAACAACCGCCTGGTGTACGACATCCCCGCGAGCGCCGGGCTGACCGACCGCATCGCGCTGTTCTTCACGGGCGAGGTGCGCGACGCGCTGTACGAAATCGACTCCGGCGAGGGGCCGATGCGCCTCACCGGGTACATCGCGGACCCGAAGTGCGATCGCGGGAACTCGAAGCTGCAATACCTGTTCGTGAACGGACGCTGGTTCCGCGACCGGAGCGTGGCCCACGCACTGCAAGAATCCTTCCGCGGGCTGCTGATGTCCGGGCGCTACGCGATCGGGTTCCTGTTTCTGACGATCCCGCCCGACAAGGTGGACGTGAACGTTCACCCCACGAAGTCCGAGGTGCGGTTCCAGGAGAACTCGCTGATTTATTCACTGGTTCGCAGCACGATCAAGCACCGCCTGCTGAAAGAGAATCTGGTCCCGCACCTGACTGTACCGCAGGGCGAAGAAATTGGAGGACCGGAGCCGTCACCTGTTGAAGCGCCGTCACTGTTCACGTCCCCGCGGCGCGAACTCGCGGAACAAACGCTCGCGCCGTGGGAGATGGGTGAGATCGCGGATCCGTTCTGGCGCACACCCGCAGGCGTGATTCCGAAATCAACGCCCGCGACGTCATTCACAAAACGAGATAGCGGCGATCGATGGTCGGGCGGATTCAGCACGCCACCGCAGAGAAGCGAGCCGGTCGAGCGGACGATTCCGGAACCGGTCCTGCGGTCCCCCTTTGTCGCTGCTCCACCGGCCCCAGCCCGTGAAGTGGCTCGCGGGCCAGTCGTGAGAGAAGAAGCTTTCAGCGCAAAAGAACCGCAGGCGCCAATTCCCGTCTCGAAACCGTTTCTCGAACAGAGAGCGGCACCGAGTGCTCCTCAAGAGACAGAAGAGTGGGCGGACGATACCGCGGAATCAAGCACTTCCGAGCCCACGCCTGAGGGATCCGAAAACACAGACGCAGAACCTGCGCACGTTGAGAGCCAGTTCGAGCGCGCCGCCATTGAGCCGAGCGCTGAAGAATTGCCGGCTGCTCCACAACCAGCCCCGTCCGCGCCGGCGGCGGAAGAGAAGATCAGCGTACCCTCAGCCGGTACCGCGATTCAGCTTCACGATTCGTACCTCGTGCTCGAAACTCCGGACGGCATGCTCGTCATCGATCAGCACGCGCTGCACGAGCGCATCCTGTTCGAGCAACTCCGCCGGCGCATTCGGTCCGGTCAGCTCGAAATCCAGCGGTTGCTCATCCCGGAGCCGATCGACCTGCCCGCGGAGCAGGCCGCGCTCGTGCTCGAATCCGCGGAGGCGCTCGCCGAACTCGGGCTTGAGGTTTCGGACTTCGGCGGCAGCACCATCCTGCTTTCTAGTTACCCCACGCTGCTCGGACGCAAGGCGCCGCACACGATCCTGCGCGGGGTGATCGACCACATCGTGACCCAGGAGCGCGCCCCAACCAAGGAAGCGCTCTTGCACCTGTTGATGGCGACGATGGCGTGCAAGGCCGCGGTGAAAGCCGGCGACAAGCTCTCGTCGGAAGAGATCAATTACTTGTTGCACCTGCGAGCAATGGCCGAAGACAGCCACCACTGCCCCCACGGTCGGCCCACATCGTTGCTATTCAGCCGGCAGGAGTTGGACAAACAGTTCCGGCGCACGTGA